The nucleotide sequence ATTTCGCTTTTCAGTTCCATGACTGTTTTTGTCAGCTCATCCCTTGGCAGATTAGGTTCCGGAATTTCAGGGCTGATATAATTGACAAACTTCCATATTTCGCGTATCTGGCTGACATGAATTTCAAAGGGCTGATAATCAGGATTCAGGGAATGTAATACAAGCTTTTTTTCTTTTTCAATCCTGTTTTCTGCAATTTTGAACAATATCCCCTCTTCAATGGTAACGATGATATAGGCAAACCTGTCGCGGATGAGCAGCCAGTTGTCAACAAATTCTCCTGTTACATAAGAGCCGTCAGGAATAGGAAGCATGGAGTCGCCACTGATTTGAAAGGTGCGGTATTTCCGTTCTTTTGACAAAAAAGGAAGCTGAAAAACAGGCAGGGTTTTGATAAATTCAGGGTCGGCAAAGCCTGTGGCATAGCCAGCTTTGGCCTTTTCGTTGACCAGCTCGATGTTGTCTTTGTTGTCGGGAGATAAAGTGGTGGACAATACCCTCAGCTTGGTTCCGGTGATGAAAATATCATCTCCGTTAAGAATCATGCTGACTACTCCGGGGGTTAACTTTGTCAGATCTACTTTCAGCAAGGTATCGACCGACACATGAAAATACTGTGAAAAAGCAAGCAAAGCCTTTATAGTGGGCTGCGATACGCCATTTTCATAACCACTCAGGGTTGGACGTGGCATTTGCAATGCCTGTGATAGCTCATCCTGTGTCATCCTGAGCCGCTTTCTTAAAAATTTAATGTTTCCTGCGAAATACATCATATCCGGATGTTTAATTACTCGTTTTTATTTCTTCTTTTCCTTTTTCATGCGAAGCGCTCCTGAAAAAAATTTTTACAAAGGTAATACGTTTTTTTCAAAAATGATTAAATTTCAATCAGAAAAAATGATTAAATTTTAATCAAACGAAAAAAGAGGAAATTAGCAGATATGTTTCATTATCAGGAGAATACAAACAGAACAGTTGCACATCTTGACCTCGATACTTTTTTTGTGTCGGTAGAAAGATTGCACAACAGCAAGCTAAATGGTAAGCCTGTCATCGTAGGGGGTACATCCGGGCGGGGTGTGGTGGCCAGTTGCAGTTATGAGGCCCGTCAGTTTGGGGTTCATTCGGCCATGCCTATGAAAATGGCACGTTTGCTTTGCCCCGATGCTGTCGTCATACGTGGTGATATGGACAGCTACAGCCGTTATTCCCGTATGGTAACCGATATCATCGAAGAAAATGCTCCGCTTTATGAAAAGGCTTCTATTGATGAACATTACCTCGACATTACCGGCATGGACCGTTTTTTCGGCTGCCTGAAATGGACAAAAGAACTACGTCAGCGCATTATCAAAGAAACAGGCTTGCCCGTTTCTTTCGGACTTTCGGTGAATAAAACGGTGGCAAAAATTGCGACAGGAGAAGCCAAACCGAACGGAGAACTCGAAGTCCGTTTTCCTGAAGTAAAACCTTTCCTCTTCCCTCTTTCTATCAGGAAAATACCCATGATAGGCCAAAAAACTTATCGTTTGCTGCGTTCCATGGGAATAGTCAGAATACAGACACTGGCAGATATGCCTCCTGAAATGCTCGAAAAGGTCCTTGGAAAAAATGGCCTTATCGTCTGGAAAAAAGCAAACGGCATTGACCCTACCCCTGTCTTCAGCTATTCTGAACGCAAGTCGATCAGCTCGGAACGTACTTTTGAACAGGATACCATTGATGTGGTTCATCTTGAACGCCTGCTGACGGTGATGGTTGAAAAACTGGCTTTTGAAATGCGTAAAAAACAAAAACTGGCCTCTTGTGTAACTGTTAAAATACGTTATGCCAATTTTGATACCCACACCCTGCAAAAACAAATCCCCTATACTTCCTATGATCATCACCTGATAGAAACGGCCAAACAACTTTTCAGGCGGCTTTACCATCGTAGGATGCTGATCAGGCTTATTGGCGTGAAACTTAGCGGATTGGTTTACGGCAACCAGCAACTAAATCTTTTTGAGGATAAACCCGAAACCACCGACCTTTATCTTGCCATGGATTATCTCCGTAAAAAATATGACTCATCCATTATCCGGAGAGCCATCG is from Sphingobacteriales bacterium and encodes:
- a CDS encoding helix-turn-helix transcriptional regulator — encoded protein: MYFAGNIKFLRKRLRMTQDELSQALQMPRPTLSGYENGVSQPTIKALLAFSQYFHVSVDTLLKVDLTKLTPGVVSMILNGDDIFITGTKLRVLSTTLSPDNKDNIELVNEKAKAGYATGFADPEFIKTLPVFQLPFLSKERKYRTFQISGDSMLPIPDGSYVTGEFVDNWLLIRDRFAYIIVTIEEGILFKIAENRIEKEKKLVLHSLNPDYQPFEIHVSQIREIWKFVNYISPEIPEPNLPRDELTKTVMELKSEITEIKRKLWE
- the dinB gene encoding DNA polymerase IV, producing the protein MFHYQENTNRTVAHLDLDTFFVSVERLHNSKLNGKPVIVGGTSGRGVVASCSYEARQFGVHSAMPMKMARLLCPDAVVIRGDMDSYSRYSRMVTDIIEENAPLYEKASIDEHYLDITGMDRFFGCLKWTKELRQRIIKETGLPVSFGLSVNKTVAKIATGEAKPNGELEVRFPEVKPFLFPLSIRKIPMIGQKTYRLLRSMGIVRIQTLADMPPEMLEKVLGKNGLIVWKKANGIDPTPVFSYSERKSISSERTFEQDTIDVVHLERLLTVMVEKLAFEMRKKQKLASCVTVKIRYANFDTHTLQKQIPYTSYDHHLIETAKQLFRRLYHRRMLIRLIGVKLSGLVYGNQQLNLFEDKPETTDLYLAMDYLRKKYDSSIIRRAIGLNESFKVEET